One genomic segment of Luteimonas galliterrae includes these proteins:
- a CDS encoding MarR family winged helix-turn-helix transcriptional regulator translates to MPASLSEMPRPDPQETPAEHAVLELERFLPYRLSVLSNRVSGMIARIYTERFALGVTEWRVMAVLGRYPDLSANEVAQRTAMDKVAVSRAVSGLIQAGRLQREMHGDDRRRSVLRLSEAGYRIYDEVAPLALEFERKLLGDLPEDERALLFRLLDRLDELEFKAEAEASG, encoded by the coding sequence ATGCCGGCCTCCCTTAGCGAAATGCCCCGCCCCGATCCGCAGGAAACCCCCGCCGAGCACGCCGTGCTGGAGCTGGAGCGCTTCCTGCCCTATCGCCTGTCGGTGCTGTCCAACCGGGTCAGCGGGATGATCGCGCGGATCTACACCGAGCGCTTCGCGCTGGGGGTGACCGAATGGCGGGTGATGGCCGTCCTGGGCCGCTATCCGGACCTGTCGGCCAACGAAGTCGCCCAGCGCACCGCCATGGACAAGGTGGCGGTCAGCCGCGCGGTCTCGGGCCTGATCCAGGCTGGGCGCCTGCAGCGCGAAATGCACGGCGACGATCGCCGCCGTTCGGTGCTGCGCCTGTCCGAGGCCGGTTACCGCATCTACGACGAAGTCGCGCCGCTGGCTTTGGAATTCGAGCGCAAGCTGCTGGGCGATCTGCCTGAAGACGAGCGTGCGCTGCTGTTCCGCCTGCTCGACCGTCTGGACGAGCTGGAATTCAAGGCCGAGGCCGAAGCATCCGGCTGA
- a CDS encoding tryptophan 2,3-dioxygenase, which translates to MSIEDNQRPLEEGIHTELSGRMTYGGYLHLDRLLSAQQPLTDPPHHDELLFIVQHQVAELWIKLMVHELRAAIAHLREDRLDRCQKIFARCKQVLRQLTEMWAVLETLTPSEYMEFRELLGPSSGFQSVQYRTMEFLLGNKNAAMLKVFAHDPQGTQVLREALESPSLYDEALRFLARRGHAVPAELLQRDWSRPHVSDPQLLPVFERIYEDTKSYWDEYHLCEDLVDLETQFQLWRFRHMRTVMRIIGFKRGTGGSSGVGFLKQALELTFFPELFEVRTRIGDSAGELSPR; encoded by the coding sequence ATGAGCATCGAAGACAACCAGCGTCCCCTGGAAGAAGGCATCCACACCGAGCTGTCCGGCCGGATGACGTACGGCGGCTACCTGCACCTGGACCGGCTCTTGTCGGCGCAGCAGCCGCTGACCGATCCGCCGCACCACGACGAACTGCTGTTCATCGTCCAGCACCAGGTCGCCGAGTTGTGGATCAAGCTGATGGTGCACGAGCTGCGCGCGGCGATCGCGCATCTGCGCGAAGACCGGTTGGACCGCTGCCAGAAGATCTTCGCGCGCTGCAAGCAGGTGCTGCGCCAGCTGACCGAGATGTGGGCGGTGCTGGAGACGCTGACGCCGTCCGAATACATGGAATTCCGCGAATTGCTCGGCCCTTCTTCCGGATTCCAGTCGGTGCAGTACCGCACCATGGAATTCCTGCTCGGCAACAAGAACGCGGCCATGCTGAAAGTATTCGCGCACGATCCGCAAGGCACGCAGGTGCTGCGCGAAGCGCTGGAATCGCCCAGCCTGTACGACGAAGCGCTGCGTTTCCTCGCCCGCCGCGGCCACGCGGTGCCGGCCGAGCTCCTGCAGCGCGACTGGTCCCGGCCGCACGTCTCCGATCCGCAGCTGCTGCCGGTATTCGAACGCATCTACGAAGACACCAAGTCCTATTGGGACGAGTACCACTTGTGCGAAGACTTGGTCGATCTGGAAACGCAATTCCAATTGTGGCGTTTCCGCCACATGCGCACGGTGATGCGGATCATCGGCTTCAAGCGCGGCACCGGCGGTTCTTCCGGCGTGGGTTTCCTGAAGCAGGCGCTGGAGCTGACCTTCTTTCCGGAACTGTTCGAAGTGCGCACCCGCATCGGCGATAGCGCGGGCGAACTGTCGCCGCGGTGA
- a CDS encoding thioredoxin family protein, with product MRRESRRIATRSLCCAALLALCVGCGRGPAPSPDAAEGRSAPSQPASAESPAVAQLAAEFDPKRDPANDLQLAIAAAQGQGKRIILDVGGDWCGWCRRLDALVDKDAAIRAFRDSHFVWVKVNYSEENENKRFLSQFPQAKGYPHLFVLDSDGDLLHSQFTGVLEQGKGYDRDKLIAFLKKWAPSRS from the coding sequence ATGCGGCGCGAATCGCGCCGCATCGCGACGAGGTCGCTGTGTTGCGCAGCGCTGCTGGCGCTGTGCGTGGGATGCGGCCGCGGGCCGGCGCCATCGCCGGACGCGGCCGAGGGTCGCTCGGCTCCATCACAGCCCGCGTCCGCCGAGTCCCCCGCCGTCGCGCAATTGGCGGCCGAATTCGATCCGAAACGCGATCCGGCCAACGACCTGCAACTGGCCATCGCCGCGGCGCAGGGGCAAGGCAAGCGCATCATCCTGGACGTCGGCGGCGACTGGTGCGGCTGGTGCCGCCGGCTGGATGCGCTGGTCGACAAGGATGCCGCGATCCGCGCTTTCCGCGACAGCCACTTCGTCTGGGTGAAGGTCAACTACAGCGAAGAGAACGAGAACAAGCGTTTCCTGTCGCAATTCCCGCAGGCGAAAGGCTATCCGCATCTGTTCGTGCTCGACAGCGACGGCGACCTGCTGCATTCGCAATTCACCGGCGTGCTGGAGCAAGGCAAGGGCTACGACCGCGACAAGCTGATCGCATTTCTCAAAAAATGGGCGCCGTCGCGGTCCTAA
- the nhaA gene encoding Na+/H+ antiporter NhaA, with the protein MSDARPPNRRSVSALPGRAVHALSEFFRLEAAGGILLIAAALLALIFANSPLQAWYLAFQEMPVQVRIGEFSIDKPLLLWINDGLMAVFFLLVALEIKRETLSGQLSSRDQLILPMVCAAAGVVVPALIFWWINRDQAEALRGWAIPTATDIAFALGILALLGSRVPLGMKLLLSTIAVVDDLIAILIIALFYSHGMSLVALGLAAVALFAMWALNRRGVTALAPYIVLGVVLWVCVLKSGVHATLAGVATGLMIPHVDPHNKIDDEVEHSPLEHLEHALHPWVAFAILPVFAFANAGLALGGLELDDLLSPLPLGIALGLVLGKPVGIVLAAVLMRSLRVARFPDGMGLRAMIGLGLLCGIGFTMSLFIGSLAFSADALRYTESVIGVLVASLVSATVGLLWLRATLRRTDA; encoded by the coding sequence ATGTCCGATGCCCGTCCGCCGAACCGCCGCAGCGTAAGCGCCTTGCCGGGCCGGGCCGTCCATGCGCTGAGCGAATTCTTCCGGTTGGAAGCGGCCGGCGGCATCCTGCTGATCGCGGCCGCGTTGCTGGCGCTGATCTTCGCCAACTCGCCGCTGCAGGCGTGGTATCTGGCTTTCCAGGAAATGCCGGTGCAGGTGCGGATCGGCGAATTCTCGATCGACAAGCCGCTGCTGCTGTGGATCAACGATGGCCTGATGGCGGTCTTCTTCCTGCTGGTGGCGCTGGAAATCAAGCGCGAAACCTTGAGCGGACAGCTCTCCAGCCGCGACCAGTTGATACTGCCGATGGTGTGCGCCGCGGCCGGCGTGGTGGTGCCGGCGCTGATCTTCTGGTGGATCAACCGGGACCAGGCCGAAGCGCTGCGCGGCTGGGCGATTCCCACCGCGACCGACATCGCGTTCGCGCTCGGGATCCTGGCGCTGCTCGGTTCGCGCGTGCCGCTGGGCATGAAGCTGCTGCTGTCGACGATCGCCGTGGTCGACGATCTGATCGCGATCCTGATCATCGCGCTCTTCTATTCGCACGGCATGTCGTTGGTCGCGTTGGGCCTTGCCGCGGTAGCGCTGTTCGCGATGTGGGCGCTCAACCGGCGCGGCGTGACGGCGTTGGCGCCGTATATCGTGCTGGGCGTGGTGCTGTGGGTCTGCGTACTGAAATCGGGCGTGCATGCCACGCTGGCGGGCGTGGCGACCGGCCTGATGATCCCGCACGTGGATCCGCACAACAAGATCGACGACGAAGTGGAGCATTCCCCGCTCGAACACCTGGAACACGCGCTGCATCCCTGGGTCGCGTTCGCCATACTGCCGGTGTTCGCCTTCGCCAACGCCGGCCTCGCGCTGGGCGGCCTCGAACTGGACGATCTGTTGTCGCCGCTGCCGCTGGGCATCGCGCTGGGCCTGGTGCTCGGCAAGCCGGTCGGCATCGTGCTCGCGGCGGTGCTGATGCGCAGCCTGCGCGTGGCGCGCTTCCCGGACGGCATGGGGCTGCGCGCGATGATCGGCCTGGGCCTGCTGTGCGGCATCGGCTTCACGATGAGCCTGTTCATCGGCTCGCTGGCGTTCTCCGCCGACGCGTTGCGCTACACCGAGAGCGTGATCGGCGTGCTGGTGGCCTCGCTGGTATCGGCGACGGTCGGCTTGCTGTGGCTGCGCGCCACTTTACGGCGCACGGATGCGTAG
- the hmgA gene encoding homogentisate 1,2-dioxygenase codes for MSGFGNEFATEALAGTLPQGQNSPQRVAHGLYAEQLSGTAFTAPRGENRRSWLYRIRPAAMHGTFEPFEQSHFHNLFGHEPVTPDQLRWNPLPLPETPVDFVDGLFTMAGNGYAAAQHGVGIHLYAANESMEGRYVYNADGEMLIVPQQGALRIATELGVLDVAPQEIAVVPRGVRFRVELPEGAARGYVCENFGAMLRLPDLGPIGANGLANPRDFLTPNAAYEDLEGDFELIAKFQGHLWRAPIGHSPLDVVGWHGNYAPYKYDLRRFNAIGSISFDHPDPSIFTVLTSPSDTHGTANMDFVIFPPRWLVAQHTFRPPWFHRNVASEFMGLVHGAYDAKAEGFAPGGASLHNCMSGHGPDAATFDKASNADLSKPDVIGDTMAFMFETRAVIAPTRQALDAGHRQRDYQQCWAGLRKNFSPS; via the coding sequence ATGAGCGGCTTCGGCAACGAATTCGCCACCGAGGCTTTGGCGGGCACGCTGCCGCAGGGCCAGAACTCGCCGCAGCGCGTGGCGCATGGTTTGTACGCGGAGCAGTTGTCGGGAACCGCATTCACCGCGCCGCGCGGCGAGAACCGGCGCAGCTGGCTGTACCGCATCCGTCCTGCGGCGATGCACGGCACGTTCGAGCCGTTCGAACAAAGCCATTTCCACAACCTGTTCGGCCACGAGCCGGTGACGCCGGACCAGCTGCGCTGGAATCCGCTGCCGCTGCCCGAAACGCCGGTCGATTTCGTCGACGGCCTGTTCACCATGGCCGGCAACGGTTACGCCGCCGCGCAGCACGGCGTCGGCATCCATCTGTATGCCGCGAACGAGTCGATGGAAGGCCGCTATGTCTACAACGCCGACGGCGAGATGCTGATCGTCCCGCAGCAGGGCGCGTTGCGAATCGCGACGGAATTGGGCGTGCTGGACGTGGCGCCGCAGGAAATCGCGGTGGTTCCGCGCGGTGTGCGTTTCCGCGTCGAGCTGCCGGAAGGCGCGGCGCGCGGTTACGTCTGCGAGAACTTCGGCGCGATGCTGCGCCTGCCCGACTTGGGCCCGATCGGCGCGAACGGCCTGGCCAACCCGCGCGACTTCCTCACTCCCAACGCCGCGTACGAAGACTTGGAAGGCGATTTCGAACTGATCGCCAAATTCCAGGGCCACCTGTGGCGCGCGCCGATCGGCCATTCGCCGCTGGACGTGGTCGGCTGGCACGGCAATTACGCGCCGTACAAATACGACTTGCGCCGCTTCAACGCGATCGGTTCGATCAGCTTCGACCATCCCGATCCGAGCATCTTCACCGTGCTGACTTCGCCCAGCGATACGCATGGCACCGCGAACATGGATTTCGTGATCTTCCCGCCGCGCTGGCTGGTGGCGCAGCACACGTTCCGGCCGCCGTGGTTCCATCGCAACGTGGCCAGCGAATTCATGGGCCTGGTGCACGGCGCCTACGACGCCAAGGCCGAAGGCTTCGCGCCCGGCGGCGCCAGCCTGCACAACTGCATGAGCGGGCACGGGCCGGACGCGGCCACGTTCGACAAGGCCTCCAATGCCGATCTGTCCAAGCCGGACGTGATCGGCGACACCATGGCCTTCATGTTCGAAACGCGCGCGGTGATCGCGCCGACACGGCAGGCGCTGGATGCCGGGCATCGGCAGCGCGATTACCAGCAGTGTTGGGCCGGCTTGCGCAAGAATTTCTCGCCGTCCTGA
- a CDS encoding endonuclease domain-containing protein encodes MPKIIKPPLPTRSLTNSRRLRREQTDAERELWQRLRGAQIAARKFRRQHPIPPYIADFCCIETKLIIELDGSQHSAESDAARTRFLEAGGWKLIRFWDSDVLLNIDGVLDAIWNAVGPRTLTPTPLPEGEGLKEQKP; translated from the coding sequence ATGCCGAAAATAATTAAGCCGCCACTGCCGACCAGGTCGCTCACTAATTCGCGCCGTCTGCGCCGTGAGCAAACGGACGCTGAACGCGAGTTATGGCAACGGCTACGGGGCGCACAGATTGCCGCCAGGAAGTTTCGTCGTCAGCATCCGATTCCGCCCTACATCGCAGATTTCTGCTGCATAGAGACGAAGCTGATTATTGAGTTGGACGGCTCGCAGCACAGTGCCGAAAGCGATGCGGCGAGAACGCGATTCCTGGAAGCTGGAGGATGGAAGCTGATTCGATTTTGGGATAGCGACGTATTGTTGAATATCGACGGGGTCTTGGACGCGATCTGGAACGCTGTCGGACCCCGTACCCTCACCCCAACCCCTCTCCCGGAGGGAGAGGGGCTTAAGGAGCAAAAGCCATGA
- a CDS encoding SDR family oxidoreductase, with protein MRSALVFGASGQIGMPLLDLLHDDGWRVIAVSRDVRSDEPGLQWLRGDLDNVPGLPRQVETVFSCGPLDLFARWFARASVETGRVVAFGSTSIDIKRGSSDAGERENAARLREGERSVFDTAASRGIAATLLRPTLVYGAGRDRTLTRIARVAQRFGYFALPRGANGLRQPAHVRDLAAAAFAAAPVAATHGQAYALPGGETLPYRDMVARLLDTLQPPPKLLELPSPLFNLMLAAAHAAGHAQGFGEAAVARMRSDLVFDATPAQRDFGYAPRAFRPTADMFAQRES; from the coding sequence ATGCGTAGCGCGCTGGTTTTCGGCGCCAGCGGCCAGATCGGCATGCCGTTGCTGGACCTGCTGCACGACGATGGCTGGCGGGTGATCGCCGTGTCGCGCGACGTCCGTTCCGATGAGCCGGGCCTGCAATGGCTGCGCGGCGATCTGGACAACGTCCCCGGCCTGCCGCGGCAGGTGGAAACGGTGTTCAGTTGCGGTCCGCTGGATCTGTTCGCGCGGTGGTTCGCGCGCGCTTCGGTGGAAACCGGGCGCGTGGTCGCGTTCGGTTCGACCAGCATCGACATCAAGCGCGGTTCTTCCGATGCGGGCGAACGCGAAAACGCGGCGCGCCTGCGCGAAGGCGAGCGGTCGGTGTTCGACACCGCCGCTTCGCGCGGCATCGCCGCCACGCTGCTGCGGCCGACGCTCGTGTACGGCGCGGGGCGCGACCGAACGCTGACGCGCATCGCCCGGGTCGCGCAGCGGTTCGGCTATTTCGCGTTGCCGCGCGGCGCGAACGGTTTGCGGCAGCCGGCGCATGTCCGCGACCTGGCCGCCGCGGCGTTCGCCGCCGCGCCCGTCGCCGCCACGCATGGCCAGGCCTATGCGCTGCCCGGCGGCGAAACGCTGCCGTACCGCGACATGGTCGCGCGCCTGCTCGATACCTTGCAGCCGCCGCCGAAACTGCTGGAACTGCCGTCGCCGTTGTTCAACCTGATGCTGGCCGCCGCGCATGCGGCGGGCCATGCCCAGGGTTTCGGCGAAGCGGCCGTAGCGCGGATGCGCAGCGACCTGGTGTTCGACGCGACGCCCGCGCAACGCGATTTCGGCTACGCGCCGCGGGCTTTCCGGCCGACCGCGGACATGTTCGCGCAGCGCGAGTCCTAG
- a CDS encoding peptide MFS transporter has translation MSATVPNAAEPAGPPIQMPAGAGGEPPAFDQRLGHPKPLWMLFMTEFWERFAFYGIRWALVLYMVAQFHGGDAVGEAPSNRIYGAYLALVYAAAIFGGYVADRILGYQRSILLGAVIMAAGLFMISMPDEQIFKFGLATIICGNGLFKPNISTMVGKLYGVGDSRRDAGFTIFYMGINLGGFLAPILTGILAEQVFGTQAMPAYKYVFIASGIGMVLSLIWFWFGRRQLQGIGRPPEGDGGKQKVLYVFVGAMAAIPAVYFLLSMGAEPLNWYVLLPMFIILCILLLVEGIREGKVQRDKAIAMLIIFVFNILFWMFFEQAGSSFTFLADKIVDRDLFGPGGFVFPNAWFQSVNSLAIIAFAPVIAAIWIWMGRRNVEPSISRKFSLGLIFNGLAFLLLMIALSGMVNAVGKIPFWTLFMVYVIQSIGELCLSPIGLSMVTKLAPLRLVGFGMGGWFLSTGIGNNFSGIFAAAVSGETGMTVQSAHTGYTVGFWSLLAAGALLFLLAPLISKLMHGVK, from the coding sequence ATGAGCGCCACCGTACCGAACGCCGCCGAACCCGCGGGTCCGCCGATCCAGATGCCCGCCGGCGCCGGCGGCGAGCCGCCGGCGTTCGACCAGCGCCTGGGCCATCCCAAGCCGTTGTGGATGCTGTTCATGACGGAGTTCTGGGAGCGCTTCGCGTTCTACGGCATCCGTTGGGCGCTGGTGTTGTACATGGTGGCGCAGTTCCATGGCGGCGACGCCGTCGGCGAAGCGCCGTCCAACCGCATCTACGGCGCCTACCTCGCGCTGGTCTATGCGGCGGCGATCTTCGGCGGCTATGTCGCCGACCGGATATTGGGTTACCAGCGTTCGATCCTGCTCGGCGCGGTGATCATGGCGGCCGGCCTGTTCATGATCTCGATGCCGGACGAGCAGATCTTCAAGTTCGGCCTGGCCACGATCATCTGCGGCAACGGCCTGTTCAAGCCGAACATCTCGACCATGGTGGGCAAGCTTTACGGCGTCGGCGACAGCCGCCGCGACGCCGGCTTCACGATCTTCTACATGGGCATCAACCTGGGCGGCTTCCTGGCGCCGATCCTGACCGGCATCCTCGCCGAGCAGGTGTTCGGCACCCAGGCGATGCCGGCCTACAAATACGTGTTCATCGCTTCGGGCATCGGCATGGTGCTGAGCCTGATCTGGTTCTGGTTCGGCCGCCGGCAGCTGCAGGGCATCGGCCGGCCGCCGGAAGGCGACGGCGGCAAGCAGAAAGTGCTGTACGTGTTCGTCGGCGCGATGGCCGCGATTCCAGCGGTTTACTTCCTGCTGTCGATGGGCGCCGAACCGCTGAACTGGTACGTGCTGCTGCCGATGTTCATCATCCTGTGCATATTGCTGCTGGTCGAAGGCATCCGCGAAGGCAAGGTGCAGCGCGACAAGGCGATCGCGATGCTGATCATCTTCGTCTTCAACATCCTGTTCTGGATGTTCTTCGAACAGGCCGGCAGCTCGTTCACCTTCCTCGCGGACAAGATCGTCGACCGCGACCTGTTCGGGCCCGGCGGCTTCGTGTTCCCGAACGCGTGGTTCCAATCGGTCAATTCGCTGGCGATCATCGCGTTCGCGCCGGTGATCGCTGCGATCTGGATCTGGATGGGGCGGCGCAACGTCGAGCCCTCGATCTCGCGCAAGTTCAGCCTGGGCTTGATCTTCAACGGTCTGGCCTTCCTGCTGCTGATGATCGCGCTGTCGGGCATGGTGAATGCGGTCGGCAAGATCCCGTTTTGGACCTTGTTCATGGTGTACGTGATTCAATCGATCGGTGAGTTGTGCCTGTCCCCGATCGGTTTGTCGATGGTCACCAAGTTGGCGCCGTTGCGTCTGGTCGGTTTCGGCATGGGCGGATGGTTCCTTTCCACCGGTATCGGCAACAATTTCTCCGGTATTTTCGCTGCGGCGGTCAGCGGCGAGACCGGCATGACGGTTCAGTCGGCCCACACGGGTTATACCGTCGGTTTCTGGTCGCTGCTGGCGGCCGGCGCATTGTTGTTCCTGCTGGCCCCGTTAATCAGCAAGTTGATGCATGGCGTGAAGTGA
- a CDS encoding sodium:calcium antiporter gives MLEALAFFVIGLILLGLGGDSIVKGASGLAQRIGASPFVAGLLLVAFGTSLPELAVNARAVWTGSQALALGNAVGSNVVNFGLTLGAAALAAPLVVRWRALAPLLLCFIAGSIATIAFGLDGVLSRAEGAVLVVAFVAVLAFALVRTRREAPEVQDAIAAFVRTSGDLWLNLLRLAIAAALLYFGARLVVQHAPPLGLALGMEPMLTGLLVVAVGTALPEIAAAVAAARRGHGEMVVGHVIGSSLFNLLLIVGGMATFTGELPLPASFVRFELPAALAFGIALYPMLKGDLRVSKKEGGILLVAFVAWLLFELWLSR, from the coding sequence ATGCTGGAAGCCTTGGCCTTTTTCGTGATCGGCCTGATCCTGCTCGGACTCGGAGGCGATTCGATCGTCAAAGGCGCATCCGGGCTGGCGCAGCGCATCGGCGCTTCGCCCTTCGTCGCCGGGCTGTTGCTGGTGGCGTTCGGCACCTCGCTGCCGGAACTGGCGGTCAACGCGCGCGCGGTCTGGACCGGCAGCCAGGCGCTGGCCCTGGGCAACGCGGTCGGCAGCAACGTGGTCAATTTCGGCCTGACGCTCGGCGCTGCGGCGCTGGCGGCGCCGCTGGTGGTGCGTTGGCGCGCGTTGGCGCCGCTGCTGCTGTGTTTCATCGCCGGCAGCATCGCGACCATCGCTTTCGGCCTGGACGGCGTGCTGAGCCGGGCGGAAGGCGCCGTCCTGGTCGTCGCTTTCGTCGCGGTGCTTGCGTTCGCGCTGGTGCGCACGCGCCGCGAAGCGCCCGAGGTGCAGGACGCGATCGCCGCCTTCGTCAGGACCAGCGGCGACCTGTGGCTCAATCTGCTGCGCTTGGCCATCGCCGCCGCCCTGCTGTATTTCGGCGCGCGCCTGGTGGTGCAGCATGCGCCGCCGCTGGGTCTGGCGCTGGGCATGGAGCCGATGCTGACCGGCCTGCTGGTGGTGGCGGTCGGCACGGCCTTGCCCGAAATCGCCGCCGCGGTCGCCGCGGCGCGGCGCGGCCATGGCGAAATGGTCGTCGGCCACGTGATCGGCTCAAGTCTGTTCAACCTGCTGCTGATCGTCGGCGGCATGGCGACGTTCACCGGCGAACTGCCGCTGCCGGCATCGTTCGTGCGTTTCGAATTGCCGGCTGCGCTGGCATTCGGCATCGCGCTGTATCCGATGCTCAAGGGCGACCTGCGCGTCAGCAAGAAGGAGGGCGGCATCCTGTTGGTTGCCTTCGTCGCCTGGCTGCTGTTCGAGCTTTGGCTGAGCCGTTGA
- a CDS encoding NUDIX hydrolase — protein MSAATHECVGALLVRGEELLLGRRTADREWLPGAWDVFGGHIESGESADAALRRELREELGIVPLRMHALGELSAVKPDSWRLRLYAITAWSGEPRNLQPDEHDALCWCSLADAEEKLGAAHPAFSRLLRAAIASG, from the coding sequence GTGAGCGCGGCCACGCATGAATGCGTCGGCGCATTGCTGGTGCGCGGCGAGGAATTGCTGCTCGGGCGCCGCACGGCGGATCGCGAATGGCTGCCCGGCGCCTGGGACGTGTTCGGCGGCCACATCGAATCGGGCGAGAGTGCGGACGCTGCGTTGCGGCGTGAACTCCGCGAAGAACTCGGCATCGTCCCGCTGCGGATGCATGCGTTGGGCGAACTTTCGGCCGTCAAGCCCGATTCGTGGCGTCTACGGCTGTATGCGATCACGGCCTGGTCGGGCGAGCCGCGCAACCTGCAGCCGGACGAGCACGACGCGTTGTGCTGGTGCTCGCTCGCCGATGCCGAAGAAAAGCTCGGCGCCGCGCATCCGGCGTTTTCGCGGTTGCTGCGTGCGGCGATCGCGAGCGGATAG
- the hppD gene encoding 4-hydroxyphenylpyruvate dioxygenase, which translates to MNAQPQTAAPPNLGMQVTTFENPMGIDGFEFVEFAAPQGQGELLHDYFRKMGFAAVMHHKTRPITVYRQGGVNFLVNEDPDSFAADFAEAHGPCACGFAIRFKKPGQEVLKTVLGNGGEAIDHKQASKAVDAPVVKGIGDCMLYLVDRYGDKGSVYEDFLPVQGADQNPRGFGLTFIDHLTHNLYFGNMQKWSDYYERLFNFREIRYFDIKGAKTGLVSKAMTAPDGIVRIPLNESSDPKSQINEYLDAYKGEGIQHIACFTDDIYSTVEAMREAGVEFLDTPDTYFEVIDQRVPGHGEDVPRLARNKILIDADPETHKRKLLQIFTQNAIGPIFFEIIQRKGNEGFGEGNFQALFESIERDQMKRGVL; encoded by the coding sequence ATGAACGCGCAACCGCAGACCGCCGCACCGCCCAATCTCGGCATGCAGGTCACGACTTTCGAGAACCCGATGGGCATCGACGGCTTCGAGTTCGTCGAATTCGCCGCGCCGCAGGGCCAGGGCGAGTTGCTGCACGATTATTTCCGCAAGATGGGCTTCGCCGCGGTGATGCACCACAAGACGCGGCCGATCACCGTGTACCGCCAGGGCGGCGTCAATTTCCTGGTCAACGAGGATCCCGATTCTTTCGCCGCCGACTTCGCCGAAGCGCACGGCCCCTGCGCCTGCGGCTTCGCGATCCGCTTCAAGAAGCCCGGCCAGGAAGTGCTGAAGACCGTGCTCGGCAACGGCGGCGAGGCGATCGACCACAAGCAAGCGAGCAAGGCCGTCGACGCGCCCGTGGTCAAGGGCATCGGCGACTGCATGCTGTACCTGGTCGACCGCTACGGCGACAAGGGCAGCGTCTACGAAGACTTCCTGCCCGTGCAGGGCGCCGACCAGAATCCGCGCGGATTCGGCCTGACCTTCATCGACCACCTCACCCACAATCTCTACTTCGGCAACATGCAGAAGTGGTCGGACTACTACGAGCGCTTGTTCAACTTCCGCGAGATCCGCTACTTCGACATCAAGGGCGCCAAGACCGGCCTGGTGTCCAAGGCGATGACCGCGCCGGACGGCATCGTCCGCATACCGCTGAACGAATCCAGCGATCCCAAATCGCAGATCAACGAATACCTGGACGCGTACAAGGGCGAGGGTATCCAGCACATCGCCTGTTTCACCGACGACATCTACTCGACGGTGGAAGCGATGCGCGAAGCCGGCGTCGAATTCCTGGACACGCCCGACACCTATTTCGAAGTGATCGACCAGCGCGTGCCCGGCCACGGCGAGGACGTGCCGCGCCTGGCCCGCAACAAGATCCTGATCGACGCCGACCCGGAAACCCACAAGCGCAAGCTGCTGCAGATCTTCACCCAGAACGCGATCGGGCCGATCTTCTTCGAGATCATCCAGCGCAAGGGCAACGAAGGCTTCGGCGAGGGCAATTTCCAGGCGCTGTTCGAGAGCATCGAGCGTGATCAGATGAAGCGCGGCGTGCTGTAA
- a CDS encoding lectin codes for MKRSLSAIALLALALSACDAERKPQQETAATPQPPTPALDQPAEDVPPATAPPGTAVPAPVPGTYEGYGKTRFGMSADAVRQNWDGELAGVPGADTACYYLRPKQADGAGWPALMFENGKFVRYDVETIADVAPGGGQVGMSADDIKTAYAGRVEEQPHKYVEGGKNLRVKSTDGASAIVFEVDAAGKVTAWHVGVPPQVDYVEGCS; via the coding sequence ATGAAGCGATCCCTTTCCGCCATCGCATTGCTGGCATTGGCGCTGTCGGCCTGCGATGCCGAACGCAAGCCGCAACAAGAGACCGCAGCGACGCCGCAACCGCCAACGCCGGCATTGGATCAGCCGGCCGAAGACGTGCCGCCTGCAACCGCACCGCCGGGAACCGCGGTACCGGCGCCCGTGCCGGGTACTTATGAAGGCTACGGCAAGACGCGTTTCGGCATGAGCGCCGATGCGGTCAGGCAGAACTGGGACGGCGAACTCGCGGGCGTGCCGGGCGCCGATACCGCCTGTTATTACCTGCGCCCGAAACAGGCCGACGGCGCCGGTTGGCCGGCGCTGATGTTCGAGAACGGCAAGTTCGTGCGCTACGACGTGGAGACGATCGCCGATGTGGCGCCCGGCGGCGGCCAGGTCGGCATGAGCGCGGACGATATCAAGACCGCCTATGCCGGCCGCGTCGAGGAACAGCCGCACAAATACGTGGAAGGCGGCAAGAATCTGCGAGTGAAATCGACCGATGGCGCCAGCGCGATCGTGTTCGAAGTCGATGCCGCGGGCAAGGTCACCGCCTGGCATGTCGGCGTGCCGCCGCAGGTGGATTACGTCGAAGGCTGTTCGTAA